Proteins from a single region of Coraliomargarita parva:
- the dtd gene encoding D-aminoacyl-tRNA deacylase, with translation MRVVIQRVSQAEVRVDGRSVGAIGPDCAGLLVFLGVGQNDGVAEAEWLVERLLKLRIFDDGEGKMNRSLLEVEGEALVVSQFTLFGNIRKGNRPSYNRAARPEQAVPLYEYFVRLMSERLGRVVPTGEFGADMKIDVRNDGPVTLVLDSEGRDF, from the coding sequence ATGCGAGTCGTCATTCAACGTGTATCACAAGCGGAGGTACGGGTCGATGGCCGCAGTGTGGGGGCGATCGGGCCGGATTGTGCCGGGCTTCTGGTCTTTCTCGGCGTGGGGCAGAATGACGGGGTCGCCGAAGCCGAATGGTTGGTGGAGCGATTGCTCAAGCTACGGATTTTCGATGACGGTGAAGGTAAGATGAACCGGTCCCTTCTTGAGGTGGAGGGTGAAGCTCTGGTCGTGAGTCAGTTTACGCTCTTTGGTAATATACGGAAGGGGAACCGTCCCTCCTACAACCGTGCCGCCCGACCGGAGCAGGCGGTCCCGCTCTATGAGTATTTTGTCCGTTTGATGTCGGAGAGGCTCGGGCGGGTTGTGCCCACGGGTGAGTTCGGGGCGGATATGAAGATCGATGTCCGCAATGACGGGCCGGTTACCTTGGTACTCGATTCGGAGGGGCGTGATTTCTGA